The sequence AAGTGTTTTTAGCTCTTTCAGAAGCAATTCCAAATAGGCTTAGTAGTTgggtgattaaaaaaaagcattacGAGAGTCGAGAGGTTAACTtgttaaaacataaataacgACACAAATAGCAAGTCCagtccaatccaatccaatgaaAGTTGAGTGATAAAAGTTCCGTATCCGTCAATCTATCAGGAATTAAATTATAGATTCCTTAGGAATATCCTTGTTAGGAGATGCCATAACTagtatcatcatcatccaacCTATCCCAGTACGTTGGGCGTTAACGTATGTGTCGTATTTGGAAATTGGAAGGGCCTCGTTTCTGTTTTAATATGGCAAGTGTTGTCTTTGGCGGACGGTCAGGTACAACCAGAGAGGTAGGTGAACACGTGCTCTGTTTCATTTCACGTTATTTCTTAGGAATAAGATCCTTCCTGTTGATACAAATTGGAACTGCAATACAATTTTACAgaggaggaaaagaagaaataaagaaacaacTGAAAACTGGAAACCAAGTCAAAATGGAAGGAAGGGCTTTCAGTTAGTTTAGTCTCAGCCTCACTCTGACTGACACTGGCGGTAGGTTGGTTGGTGGTAGGCTCTTTTAATTAACTTCTATAGAAGAAGAGCAACGTCACAATTCTCTTCTTCTCAGTTCCAAGTCCAACAACTGCCACTCTAAGACATAAGACACCATATTTCCAATTTCCACCAAATAACAGAGAAGGGAGGGCAGAATCGGAGTGGAATGGGAGCGCGCTGCTTCTGCCCCTGTTTCGACTTCGACGACCATGACCACGACAATCGCACCGCCCAAACCGAGCTCGACCCCGTTCTACTCGTGTCCGGCATTGGAGGCTCCATTCTGCATTCCAAGAGGAAGAAGCTCGGGTTCGACACCCGGGTTTGGGTTCGGATCCTACTGGCCGACTTGGAGTTCAAGAAGAAGCTGTGGTCTGTCTATAATCCCCAAACAGGTTCCTTccccttctctttctctctctaatatGGAATATATGTACCTATATAATATAACAGGAGGAGGGCTTTGGTTGGTGACAAGGTGGAGGAACAGGAGAGGAGAGTCAAGTGAGACGAGTGTTgttggtttttcctttttactaTTCATAGTTGGATTCCTTGTTTCGTGTGgcaattggaaaagaaaatgtgtcTAGGGCTGGCTAGCAAGGGGAGACAAGGCAACTGTGGAATTTTGTCAATCATCTGTTTGTTTATATTTACATGATACTTACTGTTAGTAATATTTTCTTCTACAAAAATCTAAACTTTTAAACCATCTTCTTAAATACTTCTCATAGCTGATTATATTATATGACATCCGTACTGATATTCAGATCAATTGGATACTCAAACATGCTTCATCTATGTTCTAacaatttcattcaaaatttatatatcagagtcataattttatttgaagagCTACTAATACTATCATTTCGCTTCAATGTACATGAATGAAACATCAAACCCAACGGGTTGGTTTGGTATGGTAGAATTTGAATCATAAAAATAAGGTAAAACTTTCATTCTAGGGAACTAACAGATTCATCCCCAATTTTGCGTCTCTTATCATTGTCTAAGTTTTCCTTTGATGTCCCGTTTCTGCTTGTATTTCCAGGTTATACAGAAACACTAGACAAAGACACTGAAATTGTGGTCCCGGGTGACGATTATGGGCTATACGCAATTGATATTCTAGATCCTTCTTGGGTAAGAATTATATGGGTTCTCATAGTTTGGTTTATGCAGCATATAATTTTACGACCTCACTAAATTCGAAGTTTTTGCCCTTTTGAAAATGATGACTTTTGAATCTAGCACACTAGTGATTGTGGAACTCTTCTGTTTTGGTGAAGTTGGGTTGATGAATAGCATTAGAAACATGCAACTGTTTTTGCACCTTTAAATGAcaaacttgattttttattttactattCCTCGGAAATTAAATtcttatattaaatttttttattgtttccAGTTTGTGAAATGCATACATTTGAAAGAGGTATACCAGTTCCATGATATGATTGATATGCTAGTGGGATGTGGGTATAAGAAAGGAACCACTTTGTTCGGATATGGCTATGATTTCCGACAAAGCAATAGgtaatttattttcaactGGTTACTTCTTTTTGGGTGGCTGAAGTTTATCTTATAACATATATAATCCGAAAGCGACAATTACAGGTATTCGACTATCATGACAATGTCTGACAACTAGGTTCCTTCTTTCTACTAATCTAACCACCATGGTTCTTGTGTTGGCAGAATTGACAAGTTAATGGAAGGTCTTAAGGTGAAATTGGAAACTGCTTACAAGGCTTCTGGGGGTAGAAAagtaaatataatttcacattCAATGGGTGGACTGCTAGTCACATGTTTTATGTCACTCCATAATGATGTGCGCATACTTTCTCTTAGTGGCTAGTTGatgtttatgaatttttatCAAATATATGCAGAAAATATAAACTCCTCATCTCAAAAGAGGCATGACCGATGGTTTAAATCGTTCATCGGCAGGTATTTTTGAAGTATGTGAGTAAATGGATTTGCATAGCTTGCCCTTTTCAAGGTAGTTTCCTTTTTCCTGTTTGTGTTCGTATTTGGACTGATGATCTTTCATGTATAATGTCAATAGTTCTTGAAATCTGTTCATTGAATCTTCTCAGGTTGCTAGAAatattttcccttttggtCTTTTTGATCAAAATCACAGCAGTAGTTTTTTACTATCCTTTCTGTTAATAGTGGTTATATTTTATCTTCTTATTTATCATCAAACATCATTACTTGCTTGAAAGATGTAACCGCTACAGACTGGAACTCAAAGCATTTGGTTTTGCTACCCCTGAACAAAAAAGTATCTGTGTCCAATCCAAATTttcatgaaaaaaatattcaacCTGCAAAGCTTTAGATGAAAATTAAGGTGAAGAAACAATTACATGCCTTCACATCAATTTAGGAAAGAGTCTGAGCCCACTGTTGATAGGCTGTAGACGGCAAAAAATTATGAACCTTAATGgttttttaatatgtttttgtCCTTGACTAttgatttcaaaattcaatttacaGGTGCGCCAGGATGCATCAATGACTCTCTCTTAACTGGATTGCAGTTTGTTGAAGGCTTGGAGAGCTACTTTTTCGTGTCAAGGTGGACTATGCACCAGCTGGTAGTACATTAAATCAAGCTAACTTGGCTTCATGTGTGTATTTAAACTTAATAATAGGAAAATCAGTATCTCAAGTGGAAGCATGACATGCTGTGAATGAGTCTTTATCTTTTAGTAACAatacaaatcaaacaaatttataaatgGAAGTACATGAATACTGAGTTGCCACTAGGAAATGCACCCTTCATCGGATCCAAGTCAATATGCTCTAACTGTGTGCAAGAGAATCCCCAACATGTTTCACAATGGCACCCATGAAACACATTTTTTAAGCATTTGAAcaccataaaaaaattgttcagTGTTCTTGTAATATGTAACTGAATtgcatacatattttttattttttgggaagTGGCGGATATCCCTCCACCTAATTAACGTAACAGCATTTTATCCATGATGAAGAAATTATAGTTGATTTTTTTCATCCATATATCAAGTTTTGGGCTACATTTTTCACTTGTTACAGTGATTTATTCTCTTAGATGTTTGCTACTTTTGTGAAGAACTAAAcctgactttttttttccgcATATAGTTGGTTGAGTGCCCATCAATCTATGAGATGCTGGCAAATCctaaatttgattggaaagaACTGCCAGAAATTCAGGTTTGGAGGAAGCATTCTAAGGATGGGGAAACTTTTGTGGATCTGGAGTCTTATGGCCCAATTGAAAGCATATCTTTGTTTGAAGAAGCATTGAAACATAATGAGGTGCCACTCTTAGAAGAAAGTTCTCAAAATTTCTTGTACCAAAGCATCTGTGTGTCATTTTGGCTTGTCTTGTTATCTTGAATTTCTGGTGCTTATATTTTGAACTGTAGTTAGGAAAAACATATTATATCTAATATAATCAAATCCCATACTTATCAAAGCTCATATAATTTTTGTGGGTGATAAGGACTATGTTTGCGCTATAGACAAGTTTAGCAGttgcaaaatataaaatcattttccAATAGTGTAGCATGCTGATCATGTCGTCTATTCCAGTTGACAATAGTTGATTTGCTGGGTATTTTCATGTTCACCTTTACAGTCCCTGGAAAGCAATGACCATATTCCTGTGCCTAAATTTTTCCTTATGTTTTGGGATGCAATTGTACTCTGAAATTTGTCTCCCTGCATATATCTTAGTGTCTCAAAATTACTTCTTGTCTCCCTTCACCAATAGCCAGAGCTTATGTCAATCTCTTTCACTGCAGCTAAGTTATGATGGTAAAACGGTAGCTTTGCCATTTAACTTTTCTATTCTCAGATG comes from Prunus dulcis chromosome 6, ALMONDv2, whole genome shotgun sequence and encodes:
- the LOC117630909 gene encoding phospholipase A(1) LCAT3 isoform X1, which translates into the protein MGARCFCPCFDFDDHDHDNRTAQTELDPVLLVSGIGGSILHSKRKKLGFDTRVWVRILLADLEFKKKLWSVYNPQTGYTETLDKDTEIVVPGDDYGLYAIDILDPSWFVKCIHLKEVYQFHDMIDMLVGCGYKKGTTLFGYGYDFRQSNRIDKLMEGLKVKLETAYKASGGRKVNIISHSMGGLLVTCFMSLHNDVFLKYVSKWICIACPFQGAPGCINDSLLTGLQFVEGLESYFFVSRWTMHQLLVECPSIYEMLANPKFDWKELPEIQVWRKHSKDGETFVDLESYGPIESISLFEEALKHNELSYDGKTVALPFNFSILRWAAETRQVLNNAKLPDGVCFYNIYGTSFDTPFGVCYGSKTSPIEDLSEICHSMPQYSYVDGDETVPAESAKADGFAAVERVAIAARHRELLRDKTVFQHIQRWLGVEQRVSIRSKTSRVADASSK
- the LOC117630909 gene encoding phospholipase A(1) LCAT3 isoform X3; this encodes MGARCFCPCFDFDDHDHDNRTAQTELDPVLLVSGIGGSILHSKRKKLGFDTRVWVRILLADLEFKKKLWSVYNPQTGYTETLDKDTEIVVPGDDYGLYAIDILDPSWVFLKYVSKWICIACPFQGAPGCINDSLLTGLQFVEGLESYFFVSRWTMHQLLVECPSIYEMLANPKFDWKELPEIQVWRKHSKDGETFVDLESYGPIESISLFEEALKHNELSYDGKTVALPFNFSILRWAAETRQVLNNAKLPDGVCFYNIYGTSFDTPFGVCYGSKTSPIEDLSEICHSMPQYSYVDGDETVPAESAKADGFAAVERVAIAARHRELLRDKTVFQHIQRWLGVEQRVSIRSKTSRVADASSK
- the LOC117630909 gene encoding phospholipase A(1) LCAT3 isoform X2; the encoded protein is MGARCFCPCFDFDDHDHDNRTAQTELDPVLLVSGIGGSILHSKRKKLGFDTRVWVRILLADLEFKKKLWSVYNPQTGYTETLDKDTEIVVPGDDYGLYAIDILDPSWFVKCIHLKEVYQFHDMIDMLVGCGYKKGTTLFGYGYDFRQSNRIDKLMEGLKVKLETAYKASGGRKVNIISHSMGGLLVTCFMSLHNDVFLKYVSKWICIACPFQGAPGCINDSLLTGLQFVEGLESYFFVSRWTMHQLLVECPSIYEMLANPKFDWKELPEIQVWRKHSKDGETFVDLESYGPIESISLFEEALKHNEPQYSYVDGDETVPAESAKADGFAAVERVAIAARHRELLRDKTVFQHIQRWLGVEQRVSIRSKTSRVADASSK